The sequence below is a genomic window from Silene latifolia isolate original U9 population chromosome 7, ASM4854445v1, whole genome shotgun sequence.
GCTGTTGAATGACCAAAACAGAAGTTTGACATTTAAGATCGGGTTGCGCAAGTATGTCTCCTAAGGTCCCTAACTCCTCAACTTCACTCCATTCTTGTAGCCCTGTTGTTTGTATACACTCCTCTCCTTGTCCTTTCCGTCTTCCTACTATCATTACATCGTATTCTTTTACTATCGACCATAAGTATTTCGCCATCTCTGGACCGTCTTTAACCGTTATTTCTTTGTagctaatattattattattattattatctcctCGAATCCCTTCTAAAGCCCAACAATCCAACATTGTTAGTGGATTATCAACTCCTAACCCCATTACTCTTATTACTTCTACTTTGACACTTTCACCGGCTATGCGCTTTCCATATGTCACCGCCTCTTGGTCATCATTTCCTCCTATGAATATCACCCCTACTTTGTGTCCTATTATATCTTCCTCCACTTGGACTGATGTTAATGGTGGCTTCGTGCAACATGACATTGACGAAAACGACAGCCTACTCACTGATGATGATGAATGATTCAATTTCTTGTATCCTCTTTCCACAAGTATCCCTACAGAGCAAGGGGCTAGGTCTAGGACACTCTTGTTCAGTGCCCTCTGATCATAATCATCTGCCTCCATATGTCCTTCACAGTCCAATTTCCTATGGAAGGGTAGTATTATTAGGGATGACAAGTTGTTAAGGGCAAGAGTACATACGTCCTCGTGCATTGCCGTTGCTGGTGATACTATTGTGAAGAAGTTCATACACAATGCCTTTGAACTATATGCTTGCTTGAAGCTGTTAAACGCCCATATAAAATCTTCGAATTGGTTACACGACTTCCTCTGCTGTATATTATGGTCTATAAATATTGGCTGTGCTCGCCCTGTCAGCTTTAATAGTTGTAGTACATCCACAAGCATGGGTTTCGCCATGGTTGGATTTGACTCGGCCACCAAGTTTGTGATTGTTGATACATTGTCGGGTCTGCAAACGCATGCTAGTATTCGTAGATGAGGTTCTTCATTTTGAGACCGCATAATGCATCTCTTCTCGTACCCTGCATACTTCCTTAATGGATTATACAACACTTTTATAGACACCGGCACTACCAACGATGCTACCGTCGTCATCAGAATCAAGTAGGAAAATGTTTCATATTCAATTAACTGCCacccaaaataaataaatatattaattacagaattaaaacaaaacaaaacattaTTGGTTGGGAATGAAATAATTACTTACACGGGACTGTTTAAACATGACAAAGTTACCAACATCAACAAATCCCTTAGAAGACATAATAGCGGCAAGAGCAAGAGCGTCTGGTAAGGCCATGTTAAAAGCAAGTCCATAGAGGAGGCAAACTCCCACCTTTGTTGCATAGGTACATAAAAGAAGAAGATTTATACCACGAGCGAAAACACCTTTGAATCTGACTTCAAATACGTCTGCCCTCATGGCGGTTGTGGTTATGAAGAATGGTTGAAGCACCTCTGTTACCATCAAATCAAACTTATCAACTATCCCTGATCCTAAGGGAGGTCCTTCAGGTACTGCTGCACCTACCACAAAAAAACCCAACAACACAAACTCTCCACAATAATGTGAGAGTAGTCCTCCTATGAGCGTCAAAGCAAACACGATTGTCAAGTAGCCTTGTTTAACCGCGCTCCCTTTGGGGGTCTCCCTAATCATCCATTTCAACAAACAGCGTAGTACAAATACCACAAAAACAAGAAACACTAGTACTGCAATATCTTTCCCAATTAGTTTTGCTATCTCATGCTTATTTCTTTCTCCCTTTTTGAGGGACAGTGATACAGTTTTGGACAACATTTTGAAAGCTATGCTTGTTGCGTCACTTATAATCCCGGAAGACAATGCTAATCTCCCCAATTCCGAGTTAAGAAGCTTCATATCCCCTAGAAGAGCCCCAATGACTGGAAATGAGATTAATCCCATGAGGGGTGCAGTTGAGGCTAGATGTAAAATGGCTTTCTGGTCTTTGATTTTATCAAAATAATAAGTACGAGCATAGAGATATGTGGCTATATTAGTAGTCACTCCGGTACTAATTATTAATGATAACCCTATCATTAAGGGTCTTTTACCACTCCTTGTAACCATGCTAAAATCCATTTTAACCGCAGTCATAAATAAAGAAAGTCCGAAACCAAGCATTGAAATGCATCTTCTAACTTCTTCAGCAGCTGGTGGAAATATCAAGTCATGACCTCGCCACAGTACCTTATGCTTCCCAATGTGTGCCGTTGGAGACAGAACCATGCCAGCctattatattatttattatacatacatacatacatttaaacataataacaattttaataatgaaaaacaaGACAATTCATCAATAATGACATTATATACATAGTATATACGTACCAAGAGCTGAGAAAGAAGAGGGGGAAGACCAAAACGCTTAAAGAAGACGCGGTGAATAGTCTGGGTAACACAAAAGACGACGATGAGTTGAATCTGCAATGTCATGAAAGGGAAGTCTGATACAGGCCAGTGGTTCCGAGGATACCATGGTGGTACAACCAGACACATGTCCTGTTCACTGTTTATCATTTTATTGTTTTCCATATCCCTTTTTTCTAAttaattgtattattattgttgcaGGATTTTAATTTGTGTTGTAAATTAGGTTAGGGAAGAATAATGGAATGATTTATTTTATGAATAATCTCTCACAAGGGAATGGTAAACATAATATGCATATAAAGTTTACTAAATTTAGTGTTTATGAGGTTTATGACAATGCATGCAAACAACACAATTTGGTTAATCAACTGTCCGGGATGTTTACAGTTTAGCATTCATTTTTTATTACTCATGGATTTTTTTTACCTAGTTGCCATAATGTGTTGTAACAAAGGTTGTGATTTTATCTTAATTTGGTTTAATTTACCTACACAAGTCTTGAAGTCTATAACCTGTCAACTTATGATCTGGATATTAATTATTATGGATATGGATATATCCCGTTTAGCGATGTAATGAAATAGTACTCCGTATTAAACATGAAAGACCATTTTATATGTTGTACTCAATGCAACAATGGTAGATTCAGGGGGTTAGCAGGAGCGATCTTCTCCGTTCAACTACGTCACTTATTCGTTTTCCGAATGTTGAGTCCTCCGCAGCGGGTTTATAAAAGTAAGTGCATGAGACCAGCCCACAAGCAAGTGATGTTCCATtctaaaaccaattggtgatAGGAGGAGTAGCCACTAACTTATAAGCTAGCCTCTTCACTGTTATtcaaccgatgtgagacaatacCCCATCACACACATATGGGAAGAGACTTCAACACCGAATTTTTTCATGCCCAAAGCTACAAATCCCGACTCCACTTTTATACCGTATCTAGTGAGGAGAGTTTCTCTCCATTtcttaaaaagaaatggagatcAGAGGTCATTTCCTTTTGGTGGTCCAGATCGTATTCTGACATAATCGAACGACTCAAAATTAATGAGTAAAAATAAAGGAATAATAAGGTTTGGtgggaaaaatattattaaatgagtttaagaaaggaaatggagagaaagaaatAGAGAGGATCCATTTTGGTATCTAGTTTTATGTCAATGTTAAAAGTTATCCAACATTGACCATTTTATAACTACATActgaattttttctttttttatgcaTGTCTTATAATTTATATGCCAACTTATAATTTAAAACATGTAATTTTATTTTCGATATGTACATATATTTTAAGTCGTATTTTgtatattttatgtaatttaaaagGTATTCCTAAGACGAGTATCTAAAAGTCTACTAGCTCGTTTGGCTCAAGACAGACTAAACTTAAAATCTCAAATAAATTCTTTTTATTTCGACCTCTATTTTAATCAGATATAAGAGCCAttttaaattacaaccgaattaaaATAAAGAATAGGTGGAAGACTAATATTAGTAGGGGAGTGAGTACAGATCAACATTATCATTTTCCTATTTAGATTAGATTTTACGACGCATGTTAGAGTTTACTGTACAAAATTGGGGGTGGGAGGGAGTCAGTCTTGCTCTCAGTTTACAGTTTTCTGCTTTGATTCGATCAATCTGGAATTCACATCCAAAAGAAACTTCATAATTCGGATGAACCCTAAATCCCCTAATTTGATTATTTGGGATGAACCCTAAATCGCCAAATTTGAATATTTGATGAACACCATCTTCAATATCTCCTTCCCCAACATTTCCTCGGTAATGCTAATATTGATTGTGCTCAGAAGCATAGTATAATGAGGCCCAATTTCGAAAGAAGCCCCATAATAAATGGGCTTTTGGGTCGGACCCACTGCTCTCTAAGGTACTATCATTTTCCAGTAGACTGGAATAGATGAAGATTTTCCAAAGATGTGGACTCGTACACAAGATAAGGCCCTCTCCTTCTTGTCTTTTCTGTTGTTGTTTAATTTGATGTCTTGTTTGTAATTTCACGTGGTTCTCGGTCCCTCTTCATTTTACAATCTCTGCCAATTGAATTGtcatatgaatgaatgaatgagatagacatgagatttaattatgtttGTATATCCCACTTGACTTGAACCTTGT
It includes:
- the LOC141593159 gene encoding cation/H(+) antiporter 4-like gives rise to the protein MENNKMINSEQDMCLVVPPWYPRNHWPVSDFPFMTLQIQLIVVFCVTQTIHRVFFKRFGLPPLLSQLLAGMVLSPTAHIGKHKVLWRGHDLIFPPAAEEVRRCISMLGFGLSLFMTAVKMDFSMVTRSGKRPLMIGLSLIISTGVTTNIATYLYARTYYFDKIKDQKAILHLASTAPLMGLISFPVIGALLGDMKLLNSELGRLALSSGIISDATSIAFKMLSKTVSLSLKKGERNKHEIAKLIGKDIAVLVFLVFVVFVLRCLLKWMIRETPKGSAVKQGYLTIVFALTLIGGLLSHYCGEFVLLGFFVVGAAVPEGPPLGSGIVDKFDLMVTEVLQPFFITTTAMRADVFEVRFKGVFARGINLLLLCTYATKVGVCLLYGLAFNMALPDALALAAIMSSKGFVDVGNFVMFKQSRVSNYFNIFIYFGWQLIEYETFSYLILMTTVASLVVPVSIKVLYNPLRKYAGYEKRCIMRSQNEEPHLRILACVCRPDNVSTITNLVAESNPTMAKPMLVDVLQLLKLTGRAQPIFIDHNIQQRKSCNQFEDFIWAFNSFKQAYSSKALCMNFFTIVSPATAMHEDVCTLALNNLSSLIILPFHRKLDCEGHMEADDYDQRALNKSVLDLAPCSVGILVERGYKKLNHSSSSVSRLSFSSMSCCTKPPLTSVQVEEDIIGHKVGVIFIGGNDDQEAVTYGKRIAGESVKVEVIRVMGLGVDNPLTMLDCWALEGIRGDNNNNNNISYKEITVKDGPEMAKYLWSIVKEYDVMIVGRRKGQGEECIQTTGLQEWSEVEELGTLGDILAQPDLKCQTSVLVIQQQKQWTT